A stretch of Tripterygium wilfordii isolate XIE 37 chromosome 11, ASM1340144v1, whole genome shotgun sequence DNA encodes these proteins:
- the LOC120009863 gene encoding uncharacterized protein LOC120009863 isoform X2: protein MIALEIHISSPHQSTSGSLKTFAMRPGWVICTSSLWKNLGIHEFLLVIEHKVHVDKALLCTAIHLWDVVTSSFHFRIGFMSSTLQDLAFILAMQLDSPEANNAMEAPKEEDKRTKLASRLKKLKAKMESSLDGKTNEKKIINNLKSQIIDLQTEVLERDDKVPVLTDERAYIEVTTTASIVSWNKLKKICDELTIPSEELVPLLHICQ, encoded by the exons ATGATCGCTCTTGAAATACATATTTCAAGTCCTCACCAATCCACCTCTGGCTCATTGAAGACCTTCGCTATGAGGCCTGGCTGGGTGATATGTACCTCAAGTTTATGGAAAAATTTGGGCATTCACGAATTCTTATTAGTCATTGAACATAAGGTTCATGTAGATAAAGCTCTTCTGTGTACCGCAATCCATTTATGGGACGTGGTTACCAGCTCATTTCATTTTAGGATTGGGTTCATGAGTTCCACTCTCCAAGACTTGGCCTTTATACTTGCGATGCAACTAGATAGCCCCGAAGCCAACAATGCCATGGAAGCTCCAAAAG AAGAAGATAAGAGAACTAAACTTGCTTCAAGACTAAAAAAACTCAAGGCAAAAATGGAGTCTTCCTTGGATGGTAAAACTAATGAGAAGAAGATCATTAATAACTTGAAGAGCCAAATCATCGATCTCCAAACTGAG GTGCTTGAACGTGATGACAAGGTTCCTGTCCTTACTGATGAGAGAGCCTACATTGAAGTTACTACTACGGCCTCCATTGTATCTTggaataaattaaaaaagataTGTGATGAGTTGACTATCCCTTCTGAAGAGCTTGTCCCCCTATTACACATATGCCAATAG
- the LOC120009863 gene encoding uncharacterized protein LOC120009863 isoform X1, translated as MIALEIHISSPHQSTSGSLKTFAMRPGWVICTSSLWKNLGIHEFLLVIEHKVHVDKALLCTAIHLWDVVTSSFHFRIGFMSSTLQDLAFILAMQLDSPEANNAMEAPKEEDKRTKLASRLKKLKAKMESSLDGKTNEKKIINNLKSQIIDLQTEVRILEKSLAGILYNNTATLRDFENVYAKVLERDDKVPVLTDERAYIEVTTTASIVSWNKLKKICDELTIPSEELVPLLHICQ; from the exons ATGATCGCTCTTGAAATACATATTTCAAGTCCTCACCAATCCACCTCTGGCTCATTGAAGACCTTCGCTATGAGGCCTGGCTGGGTGATATGTACCTCAAGTTTATGGAAAAATTTGGGCATTCACGAATTCTTATTAGTCATTGAACATAAGGTTCATGTAGATAAAGCTCTTCTGTGTACCGCAATCCATTTATGGGACGTGGTTACCAGCTCATTTCATTTTAGGATTGGGTTCATGAGTTCCACTCTCCAAGACTTGGCCTTTATACTTGCGATGCAACTAGATAGCCCCGAAGCCAACAATGCCATGGAAGCTCCAAAAG AAGAAGATAAGAGAACTAAACTTGCTTCAAGACTAAAAAAACTCAAGGCAAAAATGGAGTCTTCCTTGGATGGTAAAACTAATGAGAAGAAGATCATTAATAACTTGAAGAGCCAAATCATCGATCTCCAAACTGAGGTAAGGATTCTTGAAAAGTCATTGGCTGGTATCCTTTACAATAATACTGCCACACTCAGAGACTTTGAAAATGTTTATGCCAAGGTGCTTGAACGTGATGACAAGGTTCCTGTCCTTACTGATGAGAGAGCCTACATTGAAGTTACTACTACGGCCTCCATTGTATCTTggaataaattaaaaaagataTGTGATGAGTTGACTATCCCTTCTGAAGAGCTTGTCCCCCTATTACACATATGCCAATAG
- the LOC120008398 gene encoding uncharacterized protein LOC120008398 — protein sequence MFQDIGKLEDVSSAVKHAAGITKYIYNHCFVLNLMRQHTGGREIIHPAPTRFATNFVALQSILAQKDALRAMVTCKEWIQSSYSKDVNGRRFANNVLDSKFWSECGIIVQLTEPLMRVLRLVDGDDRPAMGYLYKSIHVAKDEMIRWFQRKKRRVQPLLSIVDSRWDSQLYKNLHAVGFWLNPSNQYNIEKMTKHRDTGSGILDVIEKFSYRDMDLSDKLTSEMRIFVDAEGDFGRKTAINDRDTMLPTEWRRYYGNSAPNLQKLAMRVLSQTCSSSGCERN from the exons ATGTTTCAGGATATTGGAAAGCTTGAAGATGTGAGTAGTGCTGTGAAACATGCTGCTGGGATTACTAAGTACATTTACAATCATTGctttgttttgaatttgatgAGGCAACACACAGGTGGTAGAGAAATTATTCATCCAGCTCCAACTAGGTTTGCTacaaattttgttgcattacAAAGTATATTGGCTCAAAAAGATGCATTGCGAGCTATGGTGACATGTAAGGAGTGGATACAATCATCATATTCAAAGGACGTGAATGGAAGAAGATTTGCTAATAATGTCTTGGATTCAAAGTTTTGGAGTGAATGTGGTATTATTGTGCAACTAACTGAACCACTTATGCGTGTGCTTCGTTTGGTTGATGGTGATGATAGGCCAGCTATGGGTTATCTGTATAAGAGCATCCATGTAGCAAAGGATGAGATGATCAGGTGGTttcagagaaagaagagaagggtCCAACCATTATTGTCAATTGTAGATTCTCGGTGGGATAGTCAATTGTACAAGAATCTCCATGCTGTTGGTTTCTGGTTGAATCCTAGTAACCAATACAATATTGAAAAGATGACAAAGCATAGAGACACAGGATCTGGTATATTGGATGTGATTGAGAAATTCTCGTATAGAGATATGGATTTGAGTGATAAGTTGACTTCTGAGATGAGGATTTTCGTAGATGCTGAAGGAGATTTTGGGAGAAAGACTGCCATAAATGACCGAGACACAATGCTTCCCA CTGAGTGGCGGAGATACTACGGAAATTCTGCTCCTAATCTTCAAAAGTTGGCTATGCGTGTGTTGAGCCAAACTTGTAGTTCCTCAGGGTGCGAGAGGAATTAG